One genomic window of Halanaerobium saccharolyticum subsp. saccharolyticum DSM 6643 includes the following:
- a CDS encoding polysaccharide biosynthesis/export family protein, which produces MKKRIILMTAILLLFITVPTIAQQYQLNVGDKISISVWGHQDLSRETIIDPDGKISYPLVGSIKAEDKTTTEIRTELQQELAEYIIEPEVSVNLISYRKLRVTVMGAVRQEGSYEIRSDNQVLDVISLAGGIKEDAKAENTTLQRQGEKLEINLKELLRGNNLADNYQLQDGDQLFVPERERLTASIQGEVKAPGQYELNYEKEIRLNEFLAQAGSLTENAGEKIRLISDNKPLEFEVENTLAAKKEANPVVKDGDSIYIPSALEEVTILGEIARPGSYEWNDNMRLANLIARAGNTSDRANLESIRLVNANKEIREINMEDFFEDSDLTANPKLKPGDLVMVGEKNSVDWSRVFFLFSGFNEVKDFLDISW; this is translated from the coding sequence TTGAAAAAAAGAATTATATTAATGACAGCAATTTTATTACTTTTTATTACAGTTCCAACTATTGCCCAACAGTATCAATTAAATGTTGGAGATAAAATAAGTATCTCAGTTTGGGGACATCAGGATTTAAGTCGAGAAACAATTATTGACCCTGATGGAAAAATTTCTTATCCTCTAGTTGGCTCAATAAAAGCTGAGGATAAAACAACAACAGAAATTAGAACTGAACTGCAGCAGGAGTTGGCCGAATACATTATCGAACCTGAAGTTAGTGTTAATTTAATTTCCTATAGAAAACTAAGAGTTACAGTAATGGGAGCAGTTAGACAGGAAGGAAGCTATGAAATAAGGTCGGATAATCAAGTCTTAGATGTTATTTCTTTAGCTGGCGGAATTAAAGAAGATGCTAAAGCAGAAAACACCACTCTTCAGCGACAGGGAGAAAAATTGGAAATTAATTTAAAAGAACTGCTTCGAGGTAATAATCTAGCAGATAATTATCAGCTGCAGGATGGTGACCAGCTATTTGTTCCCGAAAGAGAAAGATTAACTGCCTCTATTCAGGGTGAGGTAAAAGCACCAGGGCAGTATGAACTTAATTATGAAAAAGAAATTCGCTTAAATGAATTTTTAGCTCAGGCGGGAAGTTTGACTGAAAACGCTGGTGAAAAAATTCGCTTAATTTCTGATAATAAGCCCCTAGAATTTGAAGTCGAAAATACTTTGGCAGCAAAAAAGGAAGCTAACCCCGTTGTTAAAGATGGAGATTCAATCTATATCCCTTCTGCTCTGGAAGAAGTTACTATTTTAGGAGAAATTGCTCGTCCAGGCAGTTATGAGTGGAATGATAATATGAGGCTTGCTAATTTAATTGCCAGAGCTGGTAACACCTCTGATCGTGCTAATTTAGAAAGCATTAGATTAGTTAACGCAAATAAAGAAATTAGAGAAATTAATATGGAAGACTTTTTTGAGGATAGTGATCTAACAGCAAATCCTAAACTTAAGCCGGGAGATTTAGTTATGGTCGGCGAAAAAAATTCAGTTGACTGGTCAAGAGTATTCTTTTTATTCTCTGGCTTTAATGAAGTCAAAGACTTTTTAGATATTAGTTGGTAA
- a CDS encoding GumC family protein has translation MNSDQNYIEHNVEEMEIDLREYIMIIWQKKWLIITFMILAIFASYFITSQMQRIYQTSTMLIVQSENGPENLFSEQLSFVGQNDKLINTYSQIFTSRQIMEKVITEVGLVNEENEFISAGTLKQNISIQSNQNTDLITVQVNYNDPEKTVEIANSVVNNMQKEIKELNQASLKGAADFIETQLSSTKKRLSELEERLLEYRENNSLLMPETQGESLLERYTELESKKAEAELMQQEAEISLNEINQKLDAMDQKIISSESIRRNPEITSIQSNLTSLYTELESLKTKYTAKHPEVKAVQARIDNLEKTLNNKTAEIVSGRTEVNNPLYQNLNSQIIQLEVQQVTANARIKVYGARLSELEVELNKFPQAELDFLRLQREKNVAEEIYLLLRNRKEEINIQQAMQNSDIFVIDAPYLPENPIKPNLQLNLAISVVLSLMLAVFIIFLLEFFDNTIKNENDLEKISDLPVLGIIPDLNQIDHHKNYGEGDQNGNK, from the coding sequence ATGAATTCAGATCAAAATTATATTGAACATAATGTTGAGGAAATGGAAATAGACCTTAGAGAATATATAATGATTATCTGGCAAAAAAAATGGCTAATTATAACTTTTATGATTTTGGCTATTTTTGCCTCTTATTTTATAACTTCTCAGATGCAGCGTATTTATCAAACTTCTACAATGTTAATAGTGCAAAGTGAAAATGGTCCTGAAAATCTATTCAGTGAACAACTTTCTTTTGTTGGGCAAAATGATAAATTAATTAATACATACAGCCAAATTTTTACAAGCAGACAGATAATGGAAAAAGTAATAACTGAGGTTGGGCTTGTAAATGAAGAAAATGAGTTTATTTCGGCCGGAACTTTAAAACAAAACATTTCTATTCAATCTAATCAAAATACAGACTTAATTACCGTGCAGGTCAACTATAATGATCCTGAAAAAACAGTTGAAATAGCTAATTCTGTGGTAAATAATATGCAAAAAGAAATAAAAGAATTAAATCAAGCTTCACTTAAAGGTGCTGCTGATTTTATAGAAACTCAACTAAGTTCAACTAAAAAAAGACTTTCTGAACTTGAAGAAAGGCTATTAGAATATCGAGAAAACAATTCGCTTTTAATGCCTGAAACTCAAGGTGAATCTCTTTTAGAACGTTATACCGAATTAGAATCTAAAAAGGCTGAAGCTGAATTAATGCAGCAGGAAGCAGAAATATCTTTAAATGAAATTAATCAGAAATTAGATGCTATGGACCAAAAAATTATTAGTTCAGAATCTATCAGACGTAATCCAGAAATAACTTCTATTCAGTCAAATTTAACCTCTCTTTATACAGAATTAGAGAGTTTAAAGACAAAATACACAGCTAAACATCCTGAAGTTAAAGCTGTTCAAGCTAGAATTGATAATTTAGAAAAAACTTTAAACAATAAAACTGCCGAAATAGTTAGCGGCAGAACTGAAGTAAATAATCCACTTTATCAGAATTTAAACAGCCAAATAATCCAACTTGAAGTACAGCAGGTTACTGCCAATGCTAGAATCAAGGTTTATGGAGCAAGACTATCAGAATTAGAGGTTGAACTAAATAAATTTCCTCAGGCAGAATTAGACTTTTTAAGGCTGCAGCGAGAAAAAAATGTGGCAGAAGAAATTTATTTACTTTTAAGAAATCGAAAGGAAGAAATTAATATTCAACAGGCAATGCAGAACTCTGATATCTTTGTTATCGATGCTCCTTATCTCCCAGAAAATCCAATTAAACCAAATTTGCAACTTAATTTGGCAATATCAGTAGTTCTTTCTCTTATGTTAGCTGTCTTTATTATTTTCTTACTAGAATTTTTTGATAATACAATTAAAAATGAAAATGATTTAGAAAAAATTTCAGACTTACCAGTATTAGGGATTATCCCTGATTTAAATCAAATAGATCATCATAAAAATTATGGGGAGGGAGATCAGAATGGCAATAAATAA
- a CDS encoding CpsD/CapB family tyrosine-protein kinase, translated as MAINNKKQESANADNLVTLHHQKSPATEAFRTIRTNLQFMSPDKKLEVMMVTGSEAGIGKSTISSNLVLTFSMTGENVFLIDTDMRKPRLHKIFGIPNFQGLSSYLSGEKNNLEELMVKHEETGTLLLPSGPIPPNPSEMLNSNKMEKLLKECRKKAEITIIDAPPLLPVTDAVLLSNKVDGVILVAETNKTKKEVFIKGKERLEQVNANILGTVLNKYPVNNSSYNTYENYYYYGEE; from the coding sequence ATGGCAATAAATAATAAAAAACAAGAATCTGCAAATGCCGACAATCTAGTTACTCTCCACCACCAGAAATCACCGGCAACAGAAGCTTTTAGAACAATCAGAACAAATTTACAGTTTATGAGTCCTGATAAAAAACTAGAGGTTATGATGGTTACAGGTTCTGAAGCAGGAATTGGTAAATCTACAATTTCCAGTAATTTAGTTTTAACTTTTTCAATGACTGGAGAAAATGTTTTTTTAATAGACACTGATATGAGAAAACCAAGACTGCATAAAATTTTTGGCATCCCCAATTTCCAGGGTTTAAGTTCCTATCTTTCTGGAGAAAAAAATAATCTAGAGGAATTAATGGTAAAACATGAGGAAACTGGTACATTACTACTTCCTTCTGGTCCTATTCCACCTAATCCTTCGGAAATGCTTAATTCCAATAAAATGGAAAAGCTTTTAAAAGAGTGTCGTAAAAAAGCAGAAATTACTATTATTGATGCTCCGCCACTGCTTCCAGTTACTGATGCAGTCTTACTTTCTAATAAAGTCGATGGAGTAATACTGGTGGCAGAAACAAATAAAACTAAAAAAGAAGTATTTATTAAAGGAAAAGAAAGATTAGAACAGGTAAATGCAAATATTCTAGGAACGGTTTTAAATAAATATCCAGTTAATAATAGTTCATATAATACTTATGAAAATTATTATTATTATGGCGAAGAGTAA
- a CDS encoding DUF6765 family protein yields MKKDAHYYALLTLALAVGFKKDIAHQIAYSSQYVDDAKINKITFSDSNSEAVLTELDNKKYIINAATCHNYFKLDTFNLEAMLNNTAAFHFVPGCEGESFVKRMRCKKESPIIMDIIDQGKTSDDPIKLGIALHAYADTFSHQGFSGIVSKTNDVINEQAKNKLFLGLDEISTIKKNIQNFLMNIAYIFSESKKDRVVPAYGHGQVYDYSDLPYLEWEYHYDQSNDFSKNFKESRIDNRQRFKEAFSKMKVILEDFLANNPQYFSNKRSNVIIDRLFEQLPVRKRLKKRIEGFKKLMLDYNLLTKADSDILNYDENLWLKEAFADYEDQRFSNRIVKDVYLANNFLNSNWYHYYRSVQWYKREFFSSSDFHGLKIPNNYL; encoded by the coding sequence ATGAAAAAAGATGCTCATTATTATGCTTTACTAACTCTGGCACTTGCTGTTGGTTTTAAAAAAGATATTGCTCATCAGATTGCATATTCTTCGCAATATGTAGATGATGCTAAAATTAATAAAATAACATTTTCAGATTCAAATTCGGAGGCTGTCCTTACAGAGCTTGATAACAAAAAATACATAATTAATGCTGCAACCTGTCATAATTATTTTAAATTAGATACATTTAATTTAGAAGCAATGCTCAATAACACTGCTGCCTTTCATTTTGTACCAGGCTGTGAAGGTGAAAGCTTTGTTAAAAGAATGCGCTGTAAAAAAGAATCACCGATAATTATGGATATAATAGATCAGGGAAAAACATCTGATGATCCAATTAAGCTCGGAATAGCTCTTCATGCTTATGCAGACACTTTTTCTCATCAGGGCTTTTCTGGTATTGTGAGCAAAACTAATGATGTAATTAATGAACAGGCCAAAAATAAATTGTTTTTAGGGTTAGATGAAATTTCAACTATTAAAAAGAATATCCAAAACTTTTTGATGAATATCGCCTACATCTTTTCGGAATCTAAAAAAGACAGGGTAGTACCAGCTTATGGTCACGGTCAAGTCTATGATTATTCTGATCTGCCTTATTTAGAGTGGGAATATCATTATGATCAGTCAAATGATTTTTCTAAAAATTTTAAAGAAAGCCGAATAGATAACAGACAGCGGTTTAAAGAAGCATTTTCTAAGATGAAAGTTATTCTAGAAGATTTTTTAGCTAATAATCCTCAATATTTTTCAAATAAGAGAAGTAATGTAATAATTGATCGTTTATTTGAACAGCTTCCTGTTAGGAAAAGACTTAAAAAAAGAATAGAAGGGTTTAAAAAGCTGATGCTTGACTATAATTTATTAACTAAAGCTGACTCCGATATATTGAATTATGATGAGAATCTTTGGTTAAAAGAAGCCTTTGCTGATTATGAAGATCAAAGATTTTCAAATAGAATAGTTAAAGATGTATATTTAGCCAATAATTTTTTAAACTCTAACTGGTATCATTATTATAGGTCTGTTCAGTGGTACAAAAGAGAGTTTTTTAGTTCGTCTGATTTTCATGGTCTTAAAATACCAAATAATTACTTATAA
- a CDS encoding YvrJ family protein: protein MKEIFNLISTYGFPMVLSIYLLVRFEPMLKELKKSVDTLIIINEMNKNDKNFKH, encoded by the coding sequence ATGAAAGAAATATTCAATCTTATCAGTACTTATGGTTTCCCAATGGTTTTGTCAATTTATCTTTTAGTTAGGTTTGAACCAATGCTTAAAGAACTGAAAAAATCGGTCGATACTCTAATAATAATTAACGAAATGAATAAGAATGACAAGAATTTTAAACACTAA
- a CDS encoding SEC-C metal-binding domain-containing protein yields MQKLSQLLKQQKSPKIMKEEILKLYQEIWDVGRNDPCPCGSGKKYKKCCIY; encoded by the coding sequence ATGCAGAAATTATCTCAGCTGCTCAAACAGCAGAAATCACCAAAAATCATGAAAGAAGAAATACTGAAACTATATCAAGAAATATGGGATGTAGGCAGAAATGATCCTTGCCCCTGTGGTAGCGGAAAAAAATATAAGAAGTGCTGCATTTATTAA
- the pfkB gene encoding 1-phosphofructokinase, translating to MIATVTLNTSVDRRYNVSEIKKNTVQRTNDYQATAGGKGINVSRVIKLLDQELLAMGFIGGFSGNFIFNELEKSNIKSDFTRIKAATRTCLNIIDENNDSIEILENGPKITEAEKRRFLDNFESKIKEFEVITISGSLPAGLENDFYQKIIQIAKMKNKAVILDTSGKALIAGLKAGPDIIKPNKNEIEALIGSSIDNEKDFLKAGKKIQSMGAKDIALTLGENGMYYLTEDILYKVEIPKVDTANVTGSGDSVTAGLAVAITEKMNIEKMLKFANACGVANAVDKKTGYINQKKVEKYFKKIKVSKI from the coding sequence ATGATAGCAACAGTTACATTAAATACTTCAGTTGATAGAAGATATAATGTTTCAGAAATTAAAAAAAATACAGTTCAGCGAACTAATGATTATCAGGCGACTGCAGGTGGAAAAGGGATTAATGTCAGCAGAGTTATAAAGTTATTAGATCAAGAACTGCTTGCAATGGGTTTTATAGGTGGTTTTTCTGGAAATTTTATTTTTAATGAATTAGAAAAATCAAATATAAAGAGTGATTTTACCAGAATTAAAGCTGCAACAAGAACCTGTCTTAACATTATTGATGAGAATAATGACTCAATTGAAATTTTGGAAAATGGTCCTAAAATTACAGAAGCTGAAAAAAGAAGATTTTTAGATAATTTTGAATCTAAAATAAAGGAATTTGAAGTTATAACAATTTCAGGTAGTTTACCAGCTGGTCTTGAAAATGATTTTTATCAAAAGATAATACAAATAGCAAAGATGAAAAATAAAGCAGTGATTTTAGATACCAGTGGCAAAGCATTAATTGCTGGGCTAAAGGCTGGCCCGGATATTATTAAACCAAATAAAAATGAAATTGAAGCTCTAATAGGCTCTTCTATTGATAATGAAAAAGACTTTCTGAAAGCAGGAAAGAAAATACAATCAATGGGAGCAAAAGATATTGCTTTAACTCTCGGAGAAAATGGGATGTATTATTTAACTGAGGATATTTTATATAAGGTTGAAATACCCAAAGTAGATACTGCAAACGTAACTGGCTCTGGAGATAGTGTCACAGCAGGATTAGCAGTGGCAATTACAGAAAAGATGAATATTGAAAAAATGCTTAAATTTGCAAATGCTTGTGGAGTGGCTAATGCGGTTGATAAAAAAACTGGTTATATTAATCAAAAAAAGGTAGAAAAATATTTCAAGAAAATTAAAGTAAGTAAAATTTAA
- a CDS encoding tagatose-bisphosphate aldolase subunit GatY — MFIISNKNLLLDAQKRGYAVPAFNIHNLETTKVVVEAAEELNSPIIIAATPGTIRFAGARYLVNIMKSAAAESTVPIAFHLDHHENIEDIKESIKLGCKSVMIDASALDYEENIAKVKEVVEFARLYDVSVEAELGKLVGQEDDIKVSDADSQLTDPNLAADFVNRTGIDSLAVAIGTAHGLYKKDPKIDYKRLKAIENNVDVPLVLHGASGVPDKDVKKSIAMGITKVNIATELKIAFSDAVKSYFNENPDANDPRKYLKPGKASMKELVKKKIKLCGSENKGLLK; from the coding sequence AATAAAAACCTTTTATTAGATGCTCAAAAAAGAGGATATGCTGTTCCAGCGTTTAACATACACAACCTCGAAACTACAAAAGTTGTAGTTGAAGCTGCAGAAGAATTGAACTCTCCAATAATTATTGCAGCAACACCAGGAACAATTAGATTTGCAGGAGCGCGTTATTTAGTAAATATCATGAAAAGTGCAGCAGCAGAGTCAACAGTGCCAATTGCTTTTCATTTAGATCATCATGAAAATATTGAGGATATAAAAGAATCAATAAAGTTAGGCTGTAAATCAGTTATGATTGATGCTTCAGCTTTAGATTATGAGGAAAATATTGCTAAGGTTAAAGAAGTAGTTGAATTCGCCAGATTATATGATGTAAGTGTAGAAGCTGAACTAGGCAAGTTAGTAGGTCAGGAAGATGATATAAAAGTTAGTGATGCAGATTCTCAATTAACAGATCCCAATTTAGCAGCTGACTTTGTTAATAGAACAGGAATTGATTCTTTGGCTGTTGCAATTGGAACAGCCCATGGTTTGTATAAAAAAGACCCTAAAATCGATTATAAACGCTTAAAAGCTATAGAAAATAATGTGGATGTTCCTTTAGTTCTGCATGGAGCTTCCGGTGTTCCAGATAAGGATGTTAAAAAATCAATAGCAATGGGAATTACAAAGGTTAATATTGCTACAGAATTAAAAATTGCTTTTTCAGATGCAGTAAAGAGCTATTTTAATGAAAATCCTGATGCTAATGACCCGCGGAAATATTTAAAACCTGGTAAAGCAAGCATGAAAGAATTAGTAAAGAAAAAAATAAAATTATGTGGTAGTGAAAATAAAGGGTTATTAAAATGA